A DNA window from bacterium contains the following coding sequences:
- the rfaE2 gene encoding D-glycero-beta-D-manno-heptose 1-phosphate adenylyltransferase encodes MEESAFQLPPDAAEAIAEWRARGFKIVFTNGCFDILHPGHIDILKRARRLGDVLIVGLNSDASTKRLKGENRPFIRESLRKTVLEELRSVDLVIIFDEDTPIRLIEALRPDVLVKGGDYDRAGVVGGDFVESYGGEVVLLELVPGLSTTELARKLGL; translated from the coding sequence ATGGAAGAGTCCGCTTTTCAGTTGCCGCCGGATGCTGCGGAAGCCATTGCCGAGTGGCGCGCCCGGGGATTCAAGATAGTTTTCACCAACGGCTGCTTTGACATACTTCATCCGGGCCACATAGACATTTTGAAGAGAGCGCGACGACTGGGCGATGTGCTGATCGTCGGTCTGAATTCAGATGCCTCGACAAAAAGGCTCAAAGGCGAAAACAGGCCATTTATCCGCGAATCCTTGCGCAAAACGGTCCTTGAAGAACTAAGAAGCGTTGATCTTGTTATCATCTTCGATGAAGATACTCCAATTCGCCTGATTGAAGCCTTGCGGCCGGATGTGCTCGTTAAAGGGGGCGATTACGACCGCGCGGGTGTTGTGGGCGGCGATTTCGTTGAAAGTTACGGTGGTGAGGTTGTGCTTTTGGAGCTAGTGCCGGGGCTTTCTACAACGGAACTAGCCAGGAAACTCGGTTTGTGA